In the Methanococcus maripaludis genome, one interval contains:
- a CDS encoding nuclease-related domain-containing protein, whose protein sequence is MGFITSISQHSLSPITGRLEDFPINLFLRNLDKNEYSILKNYNLECNGDSAVIDYLIISRYGIFVINSKNISGIIAKSKDGKWIQKTNGRENLIENPLLKNDKSIKMLKEMFSLNIEIIPITVFNATSKIEVEFDSVINSPKLIRQIKQYENPVIDKKEVENILYALLHHNNSKPGLNVGEYPVVKIINGDKNYFCPKCGSKLKTSEIEKSHKCPNNLKCGLKL, encoded by the coding sequence ATGGGATTTATAACTTCAATTTCACAACATAGTTTATCGCCAATAACTGGAAGATTAGAAGATTTTCCAATAAATTTATTCTTAAGAAATCTCGATAAAAACGAGTATTCTATTTTAAAAAACTATAATTTAGAGTGCAATGGCGATTCAGCTGTCATTGATTACCTTATAATTTCAAGATATGGAATTTTTGTTATAAACTCAAAAAATATATCTGGAATCATTGCAAAGTCTAAGGATGGCAAATGGATTCAAAAAACAAATGGTCGCGAAAATTTAATTGAAAATCCTCTTTTGAAAAATGATAAATCAATAAAAATGTTAAAAGAAATGTTTTCATTAAATATTGAAATAATTCCCATAACTGTCTTCAATGCCACTTCAAAAATAGAGGTGGAGTTCGATAGTGTTATAAACAGTCCAAAACTTATTAGACAAATAAAACAATACGAAAATCCTGTAATTGATAAAAAAGAAGTTGAAAATATATTATATGCATTGTTACACCATAATAATTCAAAACCCGGCTTAAATGTTGGGGAGTATCCTGTTGTAAAAATTATCAATGGTGATAAAAATTACTTCTGCCCAAAATGCGGTTCAAAACTCAAAACTTCTGAAATTGAAAAAAGCCACAAATGTCCAAATAATTTAAAATGCGGTTTAAAGTTATAG
- the pheT gene encoding phenylalanine--tRNA ligase subunit beta, translated as MPTINVNKVDLERLSNISLSDKMIEDRFPMMGVEVEEIFEEVDKSGKKQKMVQFSINPDRPDYLSVEGLARGFRGFMGITTGIQEFEVLPSDIKVTVEENKTRPYVAFALVKNVLMDELVLESMINLQEKLHWAIGRDRKKLAIGIHDFDKVKAPFTYKEIKGDEIKFVPLGYEDEEMTPREIIEKHEKGIKYAHLIQDDRFPIIVDVNGEVLSLPPIINGTLTKVTPTSKNLLIDITGTEKEAVEETLNIIVCALAERRGTIVSVNVNGKKYPDLTLKSRIISIESINKKLGLELNPGEIIQAVKKSGMDALYEDGNLIVKIPAYRNDILHNVDLKEEIAINYGYEKFEGKLPSVATTGSKDPVEKKCNAMSDLMIGLGFYEVMNLTLSNQDTLFEKMNLKVEEKDYIEVLKPASIEHRVLRTSILPLLLETLYINKHHSLPQKIFEIGDCVIIDENDTETDTKCKNIKKIAGAITHPLTNFNEIKSSTEALLREFFEDFEFENYEHPAFIPGRCAKIIKDGKEVGFFGEIHPEVILNFELEHPIVGFEITIE; from the coding sequence GTGCCTACAATTAATGTAAATAAAGTAGATTTAGAGAGATTAAGCAATATTTCCCTTTCGGATAAGATGATTGAAGATAGATTTCCGATGATGGGGGTAGAAGTTGAAGAAATATTTGAAGAAGTCGATAAAAGCGGAAAAAAACAGAAAATGGTACAGTTTTCGATAAATCCGGATAGACCTGATTATTTAAGTGTCGAAGGTCTTGCACGAGGGTTCAGAGGATTTATGGGGATTACTACGGGAATTCAAGAATTCGAAGTACTCCCTTCTGACATTAAAGTAACTGTTGAAGAAAATAAAACAAGACCTTATGTTGCATTTGCACTCGTTAAAAATGTATTAATGGATGAACTTGTCCTTGAAAGCATGATAAACCTTCAGGAAAAGTTACACTGGGCAATTGGAAGGGATAGAAAAAAACTTGCAATTGGAATTCACGACTTCGATAAAGTAAAAGCTCCATTTACATACAAAGAAATTAAAGGAGACGAAATTAAATTTGTTCCTTTGGGTTATGAAGACGAAGAAATGACCCCTAGAGAAATTATTGAAAAACACGAAAAAGGAATAAAATACGCACACTTAATTCAAGACGATAGATTTCCAATCATTGTCGATGTAAATGGAGAAGTTCTCTCACTTCCACCAATAATCAACGGAACACTAACAAAAGTAACCCCTACATCCAAAAACTTACTTATAGATATTACTGGAACTGAAAAAGAGGCTGTTGAAGAAACGCTAAATATTATAGTATGTGCACTTGCAGAAAGGCGAGGAACAATTGTTTCAGTAAACGTTAACGGAAAAAAATATCCCGATTTAACATTAAAATCAAGAATAATTTCTATAGAATCAATCAATAAAAAATTGGGTCTTGAATTAAATCCTGGAGAAATTATTCAGGCTGTTAAAAAATCTGGTATGGATGCACTCTACGAAGATGGAAATCTGATTGTAAAAATTCCTGCATACAGAAACGACATTCTTCATAATGTTGATTTAAAAGAAGAAATTGCTATAAACTACGGGTATGAAAAATTCGAAGGAAAATTGCCTTCAGTTGCAACTACCGGCTCAAAAGACCCTGTTGAAAAAAAATGTAACGCAATGTCTGATTTAATGATTGGACTTGGATTCTACGAAGTTATGAATCTTACACTTTCAAATCAAGATACGTTGTTTGAAAAAATGAATTTAAAAGTAGAAGAAAAAGACTACATCGAAGTTTTAAAACCTGCTTCAATCGAACATAGGGTTCTTAGAACTTCGATTCTTCCGCTTCTTTTAGAAACGCTATATATCAACAAACATCATTCCCTCCCTCAAAAGATATTTGAAATTGGGGACTGTGTAATTATCGATGAAAATGATACTGAAACTGATACCAAGTGCAAAAATATCAAGAAAATTGCGGGTGCGATAACACATCCTTTAACGAACTTTAACGAAATAAAAAGTTCAACTGAAGCACTTCTTAGAGAGTTTTTTGAAGATTTTGAATTTGAAAACTATGAACACCCGGCATTCATACCTGGAAGATGCGCAAAAATAATAAAAGATGGAAAAGAAGTAGGATTCTTTGGGGAAATTCATCCTGAAGTGATTTTAAACTTCGAACTCGAACATCCGATAGTTGGGTTCGAAATAACTATTGAATAA
- a CDS encoding DUF89 domain-containing protein: protein MKIKPECALCITRQVVDVAKELTDNKSEQFKIIAWGLEKISEMYGESSVPSFMGTELHRHLKEKTQNSDPYKNLKDVANEFALKYLNDVEHLLESDDELERLQKKVKLAIAGNVIDFGPFSTDVNIENMVKTTLDGKLDLDFSEELLNELKSSKKVFYTCDNAGEVVFDLPLIKELKNYVEVVVSVKGSPILNDATLEDVKTAGIDKVTKVITSGTDTIGIRFEESSEEFLSELNSSDFIIAKGMGNYESLTEYEEKQGKSEKIPVYYILKAKCEPVAEHVGVHEGDNVLLRKEISKV from the coding sequence TTGAAAATTAAACCAGAATGTGCACTTTGTATTACACGACAGGTTGTAGATGTTGCAAAGGAATTAACAGATAACAAATCCGAACAGTTTAAAATCATAGCTTGGGGACTTGAAAAAATATCCGAAATGTATGGGGAATCTTCCGTTCCTTCATTTATGGGTACTGAACTCCACAGGCATTTGAAAGAAAAAACCCAAAATAGCGACCCTTACAAAAATTTAAAAGATGTTGCAAACGAATTTGCCCTCAAATATCTAAATGATGTTGAACATTTACTTGAAAGTGATGATGAACTCGAAAGATTGCAGAAAAAAGTAAAATTGGCAATTGCAGGAAATGTAATTGATTTTGGCCCATTTAGTACTGATGTCAATATCGAAAATATGGTAAAAACGACACTTGATGGAAAATTAGATCTTGATTTTAGTGAAGAATTATTAAATGAACTTAAAAGTTCAAAAAAAGTATTTTACACCTGTGACAATGCAGGCGAAGTTGTTTTTGACCTTCCATTAATAAAAGAACTTAAAAATTACGTTGAAGTTGTTGTATCCGTTAAAGGAAGTCCAATATTAAACGATGCTACATTAGAAGACGTTAAAACCGCAGGAATCGATAAAGTAACAAAAGTAATTACAAGTGGAACTGATACAATTGGAATCAGGTTTGAAGAATCCTCAGAAGAATTCCTAAGTGAATTAAATAGTTCTGATTTCATTATTGCGAAAGGAATGGGCAATTATGAGAGTTTAACTGAATATGAAGAAAAACAGGGAAAATCCGAAAAAATACCTGTTTACTATATATTAAAAGCGAAATGTGAGCCTGTTGCTGAACACGTTGGAGTACATGAAGGCGATAACGTTCTTTTAAGGAAAGAAATAAGTAAAGTTTAA
- a CDS encoding pyrimidine dimer DNA glycosylase/endonuclease V: MQLFILDSDPAKAAKMHCDKHVVKMPLEAAQILSTVHHIHASIYKEKCYKKTHEKHPCVIWASKTRKNYEWTLNLLKALLAEYTYRYGKIHKSSEILNYLEYNPVKSDLNELTPFAQAIPTEYISNDAVSAYRKYYIAEKSRFCKWTKRKAPDWYLKGLKKDNKT; encoded by the coding sequence GTGCAACTCTTTATTTTAGATTCCGATCCAGCAAAAGCTGCAAAAATGCACTGTGATAAACACGTTGTAAAGATGCCCCTTGAAGCTGCACAGATTTTATCAACAGTTCACCATATTCATGCTTCAATTTACAAAGAAAAATGCTATAAAAAAACGCATGAAAAACATCCCTGTGTCATATGGGCTTCGAAAACTAGAAAAAACTATGAATGGACACTTAATCTTTTAAAAGCACTTTTAGCAGAATACACTTATAGATACGGAAAAATACATAAATCTTCTGAAATTTTAAATTATTTGGAATATAATCCAGTAAAATCGGATTTAAACGAATTAACACCTTTTGCTCAGGCAATACCAACCGAGTATATTTCAAATGATGCGGTATCAGCATATCGGAAATATTATATCGCAGAAAAATCAAGATTTTGTAAATGGACAAAAAGAAAAGCGCCTGATTGGTATTTAAAAGGATTAAAAAAAGATAACAAAACTTAA
- the purM gene encoding phosphoribosylformylglycinamidine cyclo-ligase: protein MVTYKDAGVDIYKEDKVIRALASQIKFERTDAIKPADLKGHYAGAIEFGDYYLVLCTDGVGSKMVVAEMANKFDTVPIDMIAMNVNDAICIGAEPVALVDYMAVEDITEDIASQIGKGLNDGIKESNINLIGGETASLPNMIKGVDLAGTVLAVVKKDEIVSGKEVKPGNVIVGLRSSGIHSNGLSLARKVFFEISNLDVKSKLSHGKTVAEELLTPTKIYVKPVLEMIKQVNVKGLAHITGGGFRKLKRLNKDVCYKIDELPEILPIFKEIQNLGNVADQEMFKTFNMGIGFCVIVEKDDAEKIIEISNHHNIAAFVIGKIEESVEVNGETKRETVLVEYNNKKMIME, encoded by the coding sequence TTGGTAACATACAAAGACGCTGGTGTGGATATTTATAAAGAAGACAAAGTAATAAGGGCACTTGCATCCCAGATAAAATTTGAAAGAACTGATGCAATAAAACCTGCTGATTTAAAAGGACACTATGCAGGAGCTATTGAATTTGGAGATTATTATTTGGTGCTCTGCACTGATGGTGTTGGAAGTAAAATGGTCGTTGCAGAAATGGCGAACAAGTTCGACACCGTTCCAATAGATATGATTGCAATGAATGTAAACGATGCAATATGTATCGGAGCTGAACCTGTTGCACTTGTTGACTACATGGCAGTTGAGGATATCACAGAAGATATAGCATCCCAAATTGGAAAAGGATTGAATGACGGGATAAAAGAATCAAACATCAATTTAATCGGTGGAGAAACTGCGTCACTTCCAAACATGATCAAAGGAGTAGATTTAGCAGGAACCGTTCTTGCAGTTGTTAAAAAAGATGAAATCGTTTCAGGAAAAGAAGTAAAACCTGGAAATGTTATTGTCGGTTTAAGAAGTAGTGGAATTCACAGTAACGGACTATCACTTGCAAGGAAAGTATTTTTCGAAATTTCAAACCTTGATGTTAAAAGCAAATTATCACACGGAAAAACGGTTGCTGAAGAACTTTTAACACCTACAAAAATTTACGTAAAACCAGTTTTAGAAATGATTAAACAGGTGAATGTAAAAGGACTCGCGCACATTACTGGCGGTGGCTTTAGAAAATTAAAAAGATTAAACAAGGATGTATGCTACAAAATCGATGAATTACCTGAAATTCTTCCAATATTTAAAGAAATACAGAATTTAGGAAATGTAGCAGACCAAGAAATGTTTAAAACATTTAACATGGGTATTGGATTTTGTGTAATTGTTGAAAAAGACGATGCAGAAAAAATAATTGAAATATCAAACCACCACAACATCGCTGCATTTGTAATTGGAAAAATCGAAGAAAGCGTTGAAGTAAATGGTGAAACTAAACGGGAAACAGTTTTAGTTGAATATAACAACAAAAAAATGATAATGGAATGA
- a CDS encoding FAD-dependent oxidoreductase: MDVVIVGSGAGGLTTASNIKKHDKNAKVTVITSDNYIAYSPCAIPYVIGKEIADFESIIMHTPEDYKTKGIDVIIEAEVLDVVSNENKVIYKKDGTETEIKYDNLVLATGGTPFVPPIEGVNLDGVFKVRTIDDGQKITEWAKDTKNAVVAGAGAIGIEIAFGLKELGLDVTVVEMVPQVFPRALDPDMAETVQKYLEEQGIKIILEKPVGKIIGNDKVEAVLVGEETIPAEMVIMSTGVRSNIELAKKAGCEIGRWAVLTNEKMQTSIENIYAVGDCVEVIDAITMQNTLSPFGTTAVRQGKVAAKRIAGLEAEIKPVLNSMVSKIGSLEIGGTGMTETAAKMNGIEVVLGYSKALTRARYYPGGKAIYIKMVADKNTNRVIGCQIISEERVAERVDAMSVAISNGMTVEELANQEFCYAPPVSMVIDPIVFAAEDTLDKF; the protein is encoded by the coding sequence ATGGACGTAGTAATAGTCGGAAGCGGTGCAGGAGGACTTACAACCGCATCAAACATAAAAAAACACGATAAAAATGCAAAAGTAACAGTAATTACTTCAGATAATTACATTGCATACTCCCCGTGTGCCATACCTTACGTAATTGGTAAAGAAATTGCAGATTTTGAAAGTATAATCATGCACACACCTGAAGACTATAAAACAAAAGGAATCGATGTAATTATCGAAGCTGAAGTTTTAGATGTAGTTTCAAATGAAAATAAAGTAATTTACAAAAAAGATGGAACCGAAACAGAAATTAAATACGATAATTTAGTTTTGGCAACAGGTGGAACTCCATTTGTACCTCCAATTGAAGGGGTAAATTTAGATGGGGTATTTAAGGTAAGAACTATTGACGATGGTCAAAAAATAACAGAATGGGCAAAAGACACTAAAAATGCAGTAGTTGCAGGTGCTGGAGCTATTGGTATTGAAATTGCATTTGGATTGAAAGAACTTGGACTTGATGTAACTGTTGTTGAAATGGTTCCACAGGTATTCCCAAGAGCATTAGATCCCGATATGGCAGAAACTGTCCAGAAATATTTGGAAGAGCAGGGAATTAAAATTATCCTTGAAAAACCAGTTGGAAAAATCATCGGAAACGACAAGGTTGAAGCAGTTTTAGTTGGTGAAGAAACAATTCCTGCAGAAATGGTTATCATGTCAACAGGGGTTAGGTCAAACATAGAACTTGCTAAAAAAGCAGGCTGTGAAATTGGAAGATGGGCAGTTCTTACAAATGAAAAAATGCAGACATCAATTGAAAATATTTATGCAGTTGGGGACTGTGTTGAAGTAATCGATGCAATAACCATGCAAAACACGCTTTCACCATTTGGAACAACTGCAGTAAGGCAGGGAAAAGTAGCAGCTAAACGTATTGCAGGACTTGAAGCGGAAATTAAACCTGTATTAAACAGCATGGTTTCAAAAATTGGAAGTCTAGAAATCGGTGGAACAGGAATGACAGAAACCGCTGCAAAAATGAATGGAATTGAAGTTGTTTTAGGATACTCAAAAGCACTCACAAGAGCAAGATATTACCCTGGCGGAAAAGCAATTTACATAAAAATGGTTGCAGACAAAAATACGAATAGAGTAATCGGTTGTCAGATTATTTCAGAAGAACGAGTAGCAGAAAGGGTAGACGCAATGTCAGTTGCAATTTCAAATGGAATGACTGTTGAAGAATTAGCAAATCAAGAATTCTGTTATGCACCACCAGTTTCAATGGTAATTGACCCGATAGTTTTCGCTGCAGAAGATACACTCGATAAATTTTAA
- the hemB gene encoding porphobilinogen synthase, with translation MLIRPRRLRTNQKIRDLVRETVLTKNDLVMPIFIDENLKNDEKTPILSMPGQFRYGIDSAVNECVEISKSGVPAVILFGIPTEKDEFATSAINENGGVQKVISKVKANLGDDLLVIADVCMCEYTSHGHCGIINGEEILNDETLEILGNIALSYAKAGVDIVAPSDMMDGRVLKIRNVLDENGFKNVSIMSYAAKYASAFYGPFRDAAESTPQFGDRKSYQMDIGNSKEALKEIELDIQEGADLILVKPALPYLDIVKMAKEASNIPVGGYCVSGEYSMIEAAAQNGWIDRERAIFETLLGIKRAGADFIITYWAKEVANWL, from the coding sequence ATGTTGATTAGGCCAAGAAGACTCAGAACAAATCAGAAAATCAGAGATTTAGTAAGAGAAACAGTTTTAACAAAAAATGATTTAGTAATGCCAATATTCATAGATGAAAATTTAAAGAACGACGAAAAAACACCGATTTTATCAATGCCTGGCCAGTTCAGATATGGGATAGACTCCGCAGTTAATGAATGTGTTGAAATTTCAAAATCGGGGGTTCCTGCAGTAATCCTATTTGGAATTCCAACTGAAAAGGATGAATTTGCAACTTCTGCGATAAATGAAAATGGTGGAGTTCAAAAGGTTATTTCAAAAGTGAAGGCTAACTTGGGAGATGACCTTTTAGTAATTGCAGATGTCTGTATGTGTGAGTATACTAGCCACGGACACTGCGGCATAATAAATGGGGAAGAAATATTAAATGACGAAACTCTCGAAATCCTTGGAAATATTGCTTTATCCTATGCGAAAGCAGGAGTAGATATTGTAGCACCTTCTGACATGATGGATGGAAGAGTTTTAAAAATTAGAAATGTTTTGGATGAAAATGGATTTAAAAACGTTTCGATAATGAGCTATGCTGCAAAATATGCTTCGGCATTTTACGGGCCTTTCAGAGATGCTGCAGAAAGTACGCCCCAATTTGGAGATAGAAAATCTTACCAAATGGATATTGGAAACTCAAAAGAGGCTTTAAAAGAGATAGAACTCGATATTCAAGAAGGTGCAGATTTGATTTTAGTAAAACCGGCCCTTCCGTATCTGGATATTGTAAAAATGGCAAAAGAAGCATCCAATATTCCTGTAGGGGGCTACTGTGTGAGTGGGGAATATTCAATGATTGAAGCAGCAGCCCAAAATGGATGGATTGATCGGGAAAGGGCAATATTTGAAACTCTGTTGGGCATAAAACGCGCAGGTGCTGACTTTATAATAACATACTGGGCAAAAGAAGTAGCCAATTGGCTATAA
- a CDS encoding CBS domain-containing protein yields the protein MKIKTIVGEKKVEKVYPTTKIIEALDMMDKKNIRRISVVDPGTGRVEGILTNMDIVDLLGGGSKYNLVKFKHNHNMLSAINEPVKEIMTDNVVLIKENAELDEVINLFVEEKIGGMPVIDKSGVLITTINERDVIKYLKDQVDEKLLVKDCMTENVVFATPGERLKDVARTMLRNGFRRLPVVSEEKLVGIITSTDFVKLFGSDWAFNHMKTGNIREITNVRMQDIMKTDIVSVTSDIKLINAVAKMNELNIGVIPVVDGEKLIGLLTEKDIVKCIYKK from the coding sequence TTGAAAATAAAAACCATTGTCGGCGAAAAAAAAGTCGAAAAAGTATACCCTACTACTAAAATTATCGAAGCCCTTGACATGATGGATAAAAAAAACATCAGAAGGATATCTGTCGTTGATCCTGGAACTGGAAGAGTAGAAGGAATCCTCACAAATATGGACATTGTAGATCTGTTAGGTGGAGGTTCCAAATATAACCTTGTAAAGTTCAAACACAACCACAACATGCTTTCTGCCATCAATGAGCCAGTAAAAGAGATAATGACCGACAATGTGGTATTAATAAAGGAAAATGCAGAATTAGACGAAGTAATCAATTTATTTGTTGAGGAAAAAATTGGTGGAATGCCTGTAATCGATAAATCAGGCGTTTTGATTACGACGATCAATGAACGAGATGTTATAAAATACTTAAAAGACCAGGTTGACGAAAAACTTCTTGTAAAAGACTGCATGACTGAAAATGTAGTTTTCGCAACACCGGGGGAACGATTAAAGGATGTTGCAAGAACAATGCTTAGAAATGGATTTAGAAGGCTTCCTGTAGTTTCCGAAGAAAAATTAGTCGGAATTATTACTTCAACTGACTTTGTAAAATTATTTGGAAGCGACTGGGCATTTAACCATATGAAAACTGGAAATATCCGAGAAATTACAAATGTAAGAATGCAAGACATTATGAAAACAGATATCGTTTCCGTAACGTCTGATATCAAGTTAATTAATGCAGTTGCTAAAATGAACGAGTTAAATATCGGTGTAATTCCAGTAGTTGATGGAGAAAAACTTATCGGACTGCTCACTGAAAAGGATATTGTAAAATGCATTTACAAAAAATAA
- a CDS encoding AAA family ATPase — protein sequence MPKMIICGRGGCGKSTLITLMAQKIDEQGKKVLIVDSDESNLGLSTMVGTGPAEKTLMDYLGGRPVVMGKLMAAMRTNWEEKLELFQESSLNELSSEFVSWNGNKGFMQIGKIEHSHEGCACPMGVIAKDFLNHVIVDKNEWVLVDTEAGVEHFGRGIVEGVDSVIMVIDPSNDAVLLSEKVSELSKEAGKPFGVVLNRVDDETRSILEDAISEKNIPIIGVIPYSKTMARENLKGNRLDNNMIEGDIGEIITSVESK from the coding sequence ATGCCTAAAATGATTATTTGTGGCCGTGGTGGTTGCGGAAAAAGTACATTAATCACATTAATGGCCCAGAAGATTGACGAACAGGGAAAAAAGGTTTTAATTGTAGATTCAGATGAATCTAACCTTGGACTTAGCACAATGGTTGGAACAGGGCCTGCAGAGAAAACACTCATGGACTATTTGGGTGGCAGACCTGTTGTTATGGGTAAGTTAATGGCTGCTATGCGGACAAATTGGGAAGAAAAATTAGAACTATTTCAGGAAAGTAGTTTAAATGAACTTTCATCAGAGTTCGTTAGTTGGAATGGAAACAAAGGTTTCATGCAGATTGGAAAGATAGAACATAGCCACGAGGGCTGTGCATGCCCGATGGGTGTAATTGCAAAAGACTTTTTAAATCATGTTATTGTGGATAAAAATGAGTGGGTTTTGGTGGATACCGAAGCTGGGGTTGAACATTTTGGCCGAGGAATAGTTGAAGGGGTAGATTCCGTAATAATGGTAATTGATCCATCCAATGATGCAGTTTTACTGAGTGAAAAAGTATCGGAGTTATCCAAAGAAGCAGGCAAACCATTTGGAGTTGTTTTGAATAGGGTTGATGATGAAACAAGGTCAATCCTTGAAGATGCTATTTCTGAAAAGAATATTCCAATTATTGGTGTCATACCTTACTCAAAGACAATGGCCCGTGAAAACCTTAAAGGAAACAGGCTCGATAATAACATGATCGAAGGAGACATTGGGGAAATAATAACCAGTGTGGAATCAAAATAG